The genomic interval tttgttttgagtatgaatgagacaggtggccaattctgaAATGCTGCACCTCTCAAACCATTTTATCGAACTGATAAAATTATTATATAATTGCATAATGATGAAAGCTCACCCTTTCAAAGAAGAATATACAGTTCATTAAGAATATTCTGACACTGACAGATATCCTGATGAAAGGAAACGATTTAAaataattaagaaaaacaacaacaaacaaacagtgtgtaTAATACGATATATAAGATAAATCACAACGTTGTTATGTGACAGGCCTAATTGCAGGTGTTGTGCGCGCAGGTGCAGATCTCCTGACAGTTTCAGAGCAGTCGATGACCTCTGCTCCTTACATGCACCTTATGTGACCGTTCCTTGTGCTGTTtcacaactttactgtttcaAGATTCCCTCGTGGCGCCTCACAGGCCCGCAGGGACTTGTCCTGGTGGGAACGCAGGCAGTTCTCATCAGAGTGTCGAGGTTCCCCTTGAGCTTCAAACATGTCAACAGACCTGAACCGTGTCACAGCTTCAACTTTCACCTTTTCCTTGATTTGAACcacacttaaaatgtatttctttaaagCCAAACAGCTTCAATAAACACAGATTCGTAGCACCTTTCCAAAAAATCTAACGTTAAAATGTCTTTACATAAACAGTATGTAAGGGTTATAGAGAATATAGTTTGTCGACTTGTCTGCTTTAAGAATGAACGTATTTGTCAATGATGGGATGGTTTCTTTAAGTCACACGTCTGTTGAAGCAGTCGTTACATTAATTAAAAACCACGTGATGCGTAAAATGCTTTTCCCATTTTGCTTTTTAGAAGTAGAGCGAACGATGATGACAACATAACTGGGAATTTATTTTGTGAAGGCAGGATATGTTTGGTGTCATTGGATATTTTGgtatattatatttaatgatatgttatttttgtaattgtcaacaaatcccatgaaccAGCGAACAATTGGTCCTATCAGCAGGAATATCTGTGTAGCTACCTGATCCACGGTGTCCCTCTGTGCCATAGAACTCTATTGTCGTCCAAAAGCTATCAAAACAACCACATTAATGAGCCTCACGGCCGCACTGGATGACACGTTCCTTTGTTATGATGAAGATGGACACTGTGGTCACTTTAAGTTGATCCTACATGTACACTTCTACTGCTGTAAATACTCAATACAGAATTAAATGTGTATGAATCCGCATTTGAAAACAGTCCTCTAACTCCTGCTTGAGTGACGTTTGCTTAAAACCTACAGTGTCCAGCTGTTTTACTGAGCCTTTCttaaaaatgaaactaaacGTTTATGATCTGATAAAAGATTTATGTTTCAGTCGGATCAGAGatacaaaaaatacagaataagcCAGATATATGCGTGAGATTCTGGAATAAAGCGCATTTCTTGTTGACTGCTAGCCCAAATCGTATTTTGGCATATCCAGATCATTTTAGGACAAAAGGCCTGAAGCCAAAAGTAAACCACCTCAAAACCACATTTGTAGGCGGTTTGACCTTTGCAAAGCTCACATAACAACAAATTCAAATCTTGAGTCACAGTCTGTGAAGAGTTACGCAATGAATTGTGTAGTATGCGACTTGTCAGCGTAATTGTTTGGAAGGCACAATGATGGATCTCCAATTTTCTCATCTTCCGTGTCGGAATGCTGCGTTACCAGCACACTTAGTTACTGACGCAGCAACTTATGCAAATGTGCCGATGACGTCTGGATGCAAAAAGACTGCCAGTCTGTCCTAAAGATCTGATTTGAGAAACAAATCAGATATTCCCATCGGTCTAAACAAGGCAGTTGTCTTGTAATTTGATAAAGTGGGGGGACTTGCAAACGGGAGAGTTAGATAACAAGAAAAAAGGGTTATATTTGAAGCTGCAGATCTCATGATTCTGATTTTTAGTTCCTTGTGGgggtgaagctccagaaatactTCTCTAATGACAtcatcttggttttttttttcttttcagactttggaaagagctgcagcagacatCCAGAGGTTTTTAGAAATGTACTTTGTGACGAGTACAGTGGACTTTTGCTCCCCTTATATCTACAACATGGAACCTTTACATACAAATGAAAATCTTTTGGATTCAAGCCATTGCCAGATGAGTCCACACATTGCTGGTTAAGCCGATTCCGCCCAGATTAATCTCTCTTAACTTTGCAGCAGAGTTTCCAGGAGGCGTGGAGACGCTGACTCACCTGCGGCTGCATGTTCAGCaaagtttcaaaactgaagAGTGGAGTTGCTACAGCTGCCACAAGGGGGAGACAAAAGCTGCGTACTTCATCTTTAATCTCAAATCTTATGTCCTGATTACTTTTCATTCTCCATACTACAGTATAGCCGTGCAGTGTAATAATTAAAGTGTGCAGTTTTTTTGCATTTGGTGAACAAGACTTCACTGAATTACTTGCcacatttactgtttttatgtttagcAGGACCTTGAACACTATGTACATTGTctgatatcattaaaatgccacagtttaaataaaaagcacaaataaaagctttttttttttaatttcctaaaAATCTGTCTGGTTCTGGCTCAACACTATCTGCAATTTGTTTGAATTTACATCCGAACAAACTCCTGTTTCTCTGTCAACAGCACGTCAAATAAATCAAGCGTATTTTAGCACTgatatttcttatttttactttatttaaaggcagcactttataataaccatcattagatacatgttaaatgtatagttaattaaactacTAACCTATGtaatttacatttattcaaCCGTAAAGGTtcaaggtttataaacatcagctgcGACTTTGTAATGACTGCCTAAAGTAATGTCAGCTGGATgaagtttttaaagttttataaacatcagttgcagcttcacaacaaacagttacttgataaatgttttatagaTCATGTCATTGTGTTAAAGTGTTACCATGTTGGTTAACAGCCTCAGGTTTTGTTCTACTCAAGCAACCAATCCATCACAATCAGTTATTAAGTTGGTAAAAGaaggaaggatttttttttgctacgCCTGAGAGGAAGAACTCAGGGCAGGAGCGCCCATTTTTAGCTTCCAGATCAAAGATGCCCACTGCTGATCAGGGACTGTCTGGTGTCCTGCCATCACAACTGAACCTGTGGTTAAACGTATTAACTCTGGTTATTTAAGACACGTATGAGCCGAGTCTGTTCCCCATCTGCCCGCTCATTTCTTTACGAGCTTTATTCCACAGCGTTGCAGCAGAGAAGGGGGCGTTCTCTGTCTCTATTCAGGGGACGATTTGCAGCACTGGTTACATGGGGGCgtcattgtttttttgcctGGATGAGCTCCTACATTGTGAGCAGTGTAATTAGCTGTTGTCTCGTGGAGGAAGTGTGGTTAGTTGTTTTCTTCGTGGGGCTGAAAGTCTGAAGTGAAGGAATGTTGGGATTAATGTGGAATATTGTTTCACATGCTGCATATAAATCATGAATGAGCATCACCAGCTGTGTGTCTGGCACATCTGTCATACCTTAATTAACCTCCTCTGGAAAAATCTTCAGTGTACCCGGCTTTATTAAATATGAAGGGAGTAGGCTTCTTCCCACCACAGCTACATTAGTTTTTAAAGCCAGCACCTTTATTAGGTGGTGGGCCGAAGATTCCCACGGTCAGTTTTGATTTAACAGAGCtaataatgcatttatttgctTCCTTTGACGTAAACATCGTTACTCGGAAGTTATTCTTAAACGCTAGGAGACAAGCTGTTCTGAATGATGGTGTAAGAAGGCGTGATCGTGCTGTTGGTGTcttaaacatgttttgtcttttgtcatcCACAAAGGTTTATTGTGTGGCTTTGAGGCAGTTCCTGAACAGACACTTGGTGGTATAAAAACTGAACCTCCAAACAAAAGGACAGGGAACCAACAGGGACCAGAGCACAGAGGATGGATGTAGATGGAGGAGCTCCAGTCTTCAGCATCGCTTAGAGAGAGATCCAGAACTTGATCATCGGTTGCAAAGGGTCAACTTGCTGTGTCAGATCCATTTGGGAACATTTTTCTAATTTCCAGAAAGATGGAAAACAACCCAAACAAGAAAATGGAGCACAGGCTGGAGTTACTGAtgcttcttgtttttctgacaacagcttcaacTGTCGCCCAGAGCAGCGAGGAGTTTACAGAGGCTGTGGTAAGAAAGCGCAGGAATGTGGAGATGCTGAGAAGTTAATCTCACGGATCTGCAAAACTAAAAAACCTTGAATTCTGACGTGTTTCTTGGAAGCAGAAACTTAAACAATATCCGTAATTTTGAGTCTTGTTGGAGCGCGAACACAGTGTTCCACAGTTTAAAGCTGCCAAACGACACTGATTGTGATGGAATATTAGAATCAAATTTAGTAGCTGTGGTGTGTTAAATGTCAGATCGTAAATCAAAATGagcctgcaggaaaaaaaaaaaatgttggtttgtAAAAGGGAACAAAACTCTCAGGATGATTTTTggtagaaaacaaaacaaaacaaaacaattaggGTTATACAAAGGGTTTTTTCTTGGAAAACAAATTCAAGGACAGTGTTGAGGCTTTGGTTTCTTTTGAAGTGAGTAGTTACTTCACAAATtaagcttttacaaaaaaaacacacaattattcCATGAAATAAGATGCAACTCTGTGGATTTAACTACCCAACATTATACAGCATTACAACAAGCTCCATCTCAGCCAATTACAACATTTAGATATTCATTAATAAAGACCGGAGTCCCTTTTACTTTAACTTTTATCctgcaaatacttttttttgttgataaGAATAAATATTAATGTGCTTTTACTCATTAGTATATGATTGATTAACGAATGACTTTGTGCATTTTAAGTGTTAAAGTGTTTTATTGGTATTTTGACTTCCACACAAAAATCGTCATCTTGATtttggaaagtcaggtgaaattttgtagtccacaaaacattttcaacagcattctcctaaacaactgaactaaatgggaacttgttttaaaacataaaaaacatgcagtatttggctccatacagctcatctgggGTAATCAAAGTCTCCAGGAAGCCAAAGATcccaattttttaaaaagacattatttacactaTTGACTTGCAGCTGAATTTGTTCGGCCTCTTCAGATCTTCAGATGGGGTGACGCAATTTtgtcttgctgtgaagctccagaaatgcgGTGGACTACCAAACTTCACTCTACTTTTTATTACtgaattttgggtgaacttctcctttaagtaaATGACAGtatacttcttcttcttccaccactATTAAAATGAGTGCTGTTTCTCCAGGCGTATTTAAGGCAGTATGGCTACCTCCACATCCCTCTGGACAGTAAAGGCCAAAACCATCAACCAGAGGAGATAGCTGAAGGCCTCAGGTGAGCAGATTTCACTAATTTTAGCAAATCGAAAGTTAGCTTAacatgtttctctctgtttttaccTTGACCCTAAGTGTACGTGTTGTTTGAAATAAAGTCATGTGtcatgttctgtttgtttgtcagaaTTTTTCAGAAAGCAACAAACCTGCAGATATCAGGAAAACTAGATTCAGCCACTCTGGCGATGATGAACAAACCTCGCTGTGGCGTGGAAGACCCTTTTAATGACAAATCCCTCAAATATCGAGTCATGGGTGGGTGACTTTATTCATATGATACATTCTGATTGTCACTTCGCTATCGCTatgtaaaaatcatttttaaaaagtcacttAATTGTTCCTTAATTTAACAGGTTACTGGCGCAAGAAGATGCTGACCTACCGCATCTATAACTACACCCCTGACTTGGGTCTGGGAAAGACCCGATCCGCCATTCAGAGTGCATTTAAGTACTGGAGTGACGTGTCACCTCTGAGGTTCACGGAGCTTCAGCAAGGAAGAGCTGACATCAAGATCTCCTTCCACAGAAAGGACAGGACGTGTCCAGTGCCGTTTGATGGGCGAGGTGGGAACAgcaaatttttaaaaaatatttaaaaatgtgtctttccTGAATGACTTTTGATGAAAGCTGCAATCCAATCCCTAATAAATGTTGGCGATGTTTCTGCAAATCATGGATATGTTACAACTTTACATCTTATTTATCTTGCCATGATTACATTGTCCATTTCATGTTGTAGCAACGCTTTGCTTATgttctggtttggtttaggctCCAAACCACCTGGTGAGGGTTAGGAAACAAGCATGTTTTGGTTTAGAAAAACTGTTTTGGTCGtcacaaacacatcaaaatatcaaattttgttgccacaaacttgtgacaaaaccacaaacagggaaatgtcccgaggtttttttttaaaaatatccagtggtgtcatgcCAACCAATGTTAAAATGCAGTCTTGAGCTGCAGTCATTGGCTTCAGAGCctctcacctgtaactccaccaccatcacacCCACCTGCGCATATGATGgtcaggtaataaacatgtgacatgactgTGATTTGACAAGTATTGTAcaaatgtatatacatattCTAATTTGAACATATCAagggtttgcagaaatgtaaactgcCGACATTTTATCTTCGCTGGGCTGAAGTGTTTGCTCAGAGTTCTGGTTTTATGTTCAGGTCATGTTTTAGCCCACGCTGACGCCCCTGAGTCTGGCATTGTGCACTTCGACATGGATGAAAAGTGGACAGAAGGGAAATCCTCCGGCTCCAACCTGAGGATCGTTGCGGCCCATGAGATTGGCCATGCCCTCGGCCTCGGCCACTCACAGTACTACAGCGCACTGATGGGACCTGTGTACAACGGATACCGCTCTGACTTCAAGCTGCATGAAGACGACATACGAGGGATCCAGGCTTTATACGGTAATGTCAGATCAGGGACTACTACTACTCATATGGGAGACTTTCACTTCTACCACTTTTATTATAAGTCATATTTCCACACAATATCTTTACACTTACTGGAGAACATTGACTATTTGCAGCTCTTGGGATACATGAGTCTTGGAAGCATATGGATAGGATTATCAGTACAAACGTTATCAAACATGAGAACAAGTGTTAGCTGTGAATGAGCAGTTTTGTGCCTTTTCAGGGAAGCCAGCGACTCCTCCATCCAGAAACCCAGGGCCGTTAGTGCCAGGAGGAGCCGTTCCAGATCCTTGCAAAGCCACTCCGGATGCAGTAATGTTGGGTAAAGAGACTCTGATGCTCTCAAtcaattaaaacatgatttaagATTTATCTACACACAGCCATGTTTCCCCCCCGCATTGTGTCTCTGCAGGTCCTTTGCGTAAGACGTATGTGTTCAGCGGTCAGTATGTGTGGACGGTGTCCAGTAATGGCTACAACACACCCGTCCTGATCTCAGCACTATGGAGGGAGCTGCCAGGGAGCctcagtgcagctgttcactcTCAGCGGACTGGCAAGTCCTATTTTCTGAAAGGTGGATTCATTTCATAGTTGCCAAAATTCTCACGAGGGTATGATGTACAGTGCTGGCAGGGATTTAacattttatctttctttatattttctttcaCAGACGACAAAGTATGGAGGTACACCAACTTCAAACTTGACCATGGCTTCCCCAGGCGCTTGAACAATATCCCTGCTAACATTGATTCAGCTCTGTACttcagcaagaacaaaaagctgATCTTTTTCAAAGTAAGCACAAGATATCAAATCTCCTTGTGCATGATTGTTGAatatctttttcattttccagtAAATAATCTACTCTTTGTTTTAGGGCTCTGGATACTGGCAGTGGGACGAGATCGGCCCGACAGACTTCAGTTCGTATCCCAAACCGACAGAAAAACTCATCGACGGGTTACCCAGTGGTACTGATGCGGCGCTGACGTGGACAAACGGTCATATGTACTTCTTTAAAGGCACTCAGTACTGGCGTGTAAACCAGCAGCACCAGGCAGTGGAGAAGGCCTATCCTCTGAAACACTGGATGCACTGTGACGACTGAGCCAGCAGAGGCCACCAGGGACTCAACACAAACCTGATCCTGCAGCGAATCAGTGTAGTAGCAGTGAGAGATGCTTATTTATTCAGATCCAAACTAAACAATGTTCCAATCATGTATAAATCTCATATGTGAGTTACTAAGCATTATTATTTTGTGGAGTCAACAGAATAAATATTTGcatgatgtgattttttttttgtgtcaataCAATTATTACTGAAAAAGTAGCTTTTAACACACGCACGCTGTGATAAGGCAAACTTTGTGGTGTGTGATTTTATAAGATTTGATGTTGTTATTTATGTCACAACCGCATAAACTGTATTCCAacaacagggttttttttttctctgcagacgTTCTGActgtcaaaagaaaaatattctCATCTTCGCTTTTCCTTCTGTGACAAAACAGCGTGTTTTACACCTGTGATGtgctttcactttcatttaGGGAAATTAGACCTCCTCTCCTGTTCAGACTGTATTTGATTGCCTCACTCTTCGGATGGTTTTGTTGAACATGCTCAAACAATCACgccttttattattattggaaCGTATTCTTGAAGGGTTTCGTAGCTGTCGgatcttaaaggtgcagtatttAAGAACTGGCAGCACATCGCCACAGTTACTGCTCACGTCTGCTAAGGGTAGCAGTtgtcattagctagttagctcagttagctgtgcagctagtgctccagactgggagctcagagtgATATTACGACAGGACAGGccgggctagctggttagcatgctaactttagtagatatctctgcaacatacTGCATAGTCTTTGACATTAAGTCATAACTccttcatattctgttgatgttaattcttgaatgttttaaatggaaatctttacatattgtacctttaaataaacacaacattttgacGTGGGATGTgttaattaaaacatgtttatccAATGAGGGAGGGTCTTCGGACGCTAGCTGTCGTCTCTGCCACCATCGTCATGTcttcctttattttctttctctgcatGTGTTGTTTTAGACTTACTTATGAAGTATTGATGGTAGATAACTGGCATGTGATATATTGCGTGAATATGTATTGGTAAATGTGTACTGTACTATTTTGTacatatttattatgttgtctATATCAGCTGTTTTAgataatgtattatttttttttcttattttaaaggCTTCACTTTCAGCGGTGAGGCCGGGACAACAGATGAATGTTTGGCTAACTCTGACTAATTTgcaattatttttaaataaacaaattaaataaatcaataaatgagTAGCCAACATGGAcccttttgactttttttttctatccaaCTCAAACAGCAGCATGCAGCATTTGGCCTTATAAGGATGTTTGTCTCTTACTGTGAGGTGAAGATGAGATGTTGAATTTAATATTCACCTTTAATTAGTTCctttgttggtttgttatgaCCAACAGCTTGATGGCTCCTGTTAGCAGCCTGTAGATGAGTATTACTGCCATTACTGAGTCAGTTTACGGACTCTATGACTCATCTCATCTCTACTGCACAGTGTTTTTAGCATTTATCCACTGTGGCAGGTCTTTTGGTGCTTTTTACATACTTTTGTTGAGGgcgtaaataatgtcttttcataGCAGGTTGGGATCTCTTGGCTTCAGGAGACTTGGATCACATCAGACAAGCAGTATGGAgacattaaatatttttctttcatatgttgttttcacatttttaaacaagtccccatctactttagttgtttaggagaatgttgtgaagctccagaaatgttttgtagactacGAAACTTTTGCATCTGCATGACGgcgagcagataatgactgaccTGAatttttttggggtgaactcaTCATTTAAAAGACCGTCGATGTAAGACAATACTCAAAAAACACTGCACTATCAACACGTTATGCCTGTTAAATCAGTGGTTTATTGTTCCATTGTCCAACATTTCCCATTCTTCTGCTGTATATCCATAATCTAGTTGCACATGTTGGTATGAATTCATTGTTTATAACTGCTATAACTGAACCTCAAAAGAATTACAACCCAGACTGATCTATACACATTGTTCACAGGATTTGGAGAATAAGTTGCAAGTGAAACAAAACAGCTCTGCCGAAGAACAAAGCGCCTGTGAGATAAACTCTTCCAAGGACGCGATGATCGTCAGTCTGATGAGTGTGTACGCTGAGTTATTCTGTGCTGTCGTCTTTCAGAGAACGATCTCCAAGCATTTCATATCACGCTGTGTGCATGCTGATGATTATCTGACACAGTCGGTCAAAGCGGTTTCACGCCGGCAGTTGAGACGGTTGAGTTGTTTTTgtggaagaaaaacatttcaaaggaATGCTTAATTATCAGTATAGCAGATATTGGACGCCGTGTGGTCCTTCAAACTGTAAAGACAGGGGAGGCAGCAGTCAGAGGCACCATGGAGCCCGtctcaaagtcaaagtcaattagagtgtgtgtgttggtgctgaCGCTGCTGGTGGACGAGCCCGTCTCCATCTGGCGCTCCTTAAGGCTCTGGAGATAActctgagaggaaaaacaggaagaggacacATTGTTATGGTCACTGACTATCAACCTGAAAGATCCTACATGTACATCACATGTTACTCATACAATCAgaggaaattaaacattaaagtatAAGTAACTCCACCAAATTGACATtatacagtgtgtttacaggtctcggggagtactactgcatatctACAGAATTTTCTCCAGGGATCTCACTCAGTGGctaggttgcattgtgggtaagttaaattaaagatatcatgaaagtcacccatacaaatTGTAATTGATTAAACATTTTACGTGtctaatattaaatgtacttaactaTTAAAGGTAAAATTAAAAGGAAATTATacttatattt from Sparus aurata chromosome 7, fSpaAur1.1, whole genome shotgun sequence carries:
- the LOC115584638 gene encoding matrix metalloproteinase-19-like produces the protein MENNPNKKMEHRLELLMLLVFLTTASTVAQSSEEFTEAVAYLRQYGYLHIPLDSKGQNHQPEEIAEGLRIFQKATNLQISGKLDSATLAMMNKPRCGVEDPFNDKSLKYRVMGYWRKKMLTYRIYNYTPDLGLGKTRSAIQSAFKYWSDVSPLRFTELQQGRADIKISFHRKDRTCPVPFDGRGHVLAHADAPESGIVHFDMDEKWTEGKSSGSNLRIVAAHEIGHALGLGHSQYYSALMGPVYNGYRSDFKLHEDDIRGIQALYGKPATPPSRNPGPLVPGGAVPDPCKATPDAVMLGPLRKTYVFSGQYVWTVSSNGYNTPVLISALWRELPGSLSAAVHSQRTGKSYFLKDDKVWRYTNFKLDHGFPRRLNNIPANIDSALYFSKNKKLIFFKGSGYWQWDEIGPTDFSSYPKPTEKLIDGLPSGTDAALTWTNGHMYFFKGTQYWRVNQQHQAVEKAYPLKHWMHCDD